DNA sequence from the Sinomonas terrae genome:
GGGCAGCACACCCGCCGCGATGGGCACGGCGGCCCACCACCACCGGTCGGGATCGACACGCCTTCCCGAGGTCGCGACGGCGACGGCGAACATCGCGAAGGCGAACAGCAGAGCGAGCCAGGGATTCCGGCCGAGCTGCGAGACGAGGAGGGCGACGACGGCGAGTTGGCCGACGGCGCGCAGGCTCGCCGTGATGGGCGGGAGCCAGCCGCCGTCGAGCGCCCAGTGGTGCACGGCGGCGGCGAGGGCGGTAAGGAGGACGACGGCGACGACGACCCCGGGCCCGAGGCCTAGAAGCGTCGAACTCTGCACCCGAACTACAATAAGAGGCTGCGCGCCCAACCCGGTGCGCTTCCCGCCGGAAGGATGCTCCTGTGACCAACGTCCCTGTCCGTCCCCTGCGTGTGGCCGTGATCGGTGCCGGGCCTGCCGGGGTCTATGCGGCGGACATCCTGACGAAGTCGAGTGAGGTCAGGGATGCCGGGCTGGAGGTCAGCATCGACCTGTTCGACCAGTACCCGGCCCCGTACGGGCTCATCCGGTACGGGGTGGCCCCGGACCACCCGCGGATCAAGGGGATCGTGAACGCGCTGCACAAGGTCCTGGACCGGGGGGACATCCGCTTCATCGGCAACGTCGCCTACGGCCGGGACCTGACGTTGGGCGACTTCCGTCACCTCTACGACGCGGTGGTCTTCGCCACGGGGGCGGTCAAGGACGCCCGGCTGGAGATCCCGGGGGCGGACCTGGAGGGCTCCTTCGGCGGGGCGGACTTCGTCTCCTGGTACGACGGGCACCCGGACGTGCCGCGGGAGTGGCCGCTGGAGGCCCGGGAGGTCGCGGTGCTGGGCAACGGCAACGTGGCCCTGGACGTGGCGCGGATGCTCTCCAAGCATGCCGAGGACCTGCTGGTGACCGAGATCCCGGACAACGTCTACCAGGCGCTCCGGCGCAGCCCGGTCACGGACGTGCACGTGTTCGGGCGGCGGGGGCCGGCGCAGATCAAGTTCACCCCGCTGGAGCTGCGCGAGCTCTCCCACTCCCGGGACGTGGACATCGTCCTGTACCCGGAGGACTTCGAGTTCGACGAGGCCTCGGACGAGGCGATCAGGACCAACAACCAGGTCAAGACCATGGTCAACACGCTGGCGAACTGGATCGCCGAGGAGAAGGACACGGGGGCCTCCCGGCGCCTGCACCTGCACTTCCTGCACAACCCGGTGCGGATCTACGACTCGCCCGAGGCCCCGGGGAGGGTCGCGGGGATCCGGTTCGAGCGGATGGAGCTGGACGGGACGGGCAACGTCCGCGGGACCGGGGAGTTCGTGGACTACCCGGTCCAGGCCGTGTACCGGGCGATCGGCTACCACGGCTCGGAGCTGGCCGAGCTGGAGTACGACGAGCACCGGGGCGTGATCCCCAACGACGGCGGGCGGGTCCTGGACGCGGACGGGAACCCCGTCCCCGGGGTCTACACGACCGGATGGATCAAGCGCGGCCCCGTCGGCCTCATCGGCCACACGAAGGGCGACGCCCTCGAGACGATCGGCTGCCTGCTCGAGGACCGCGACTCCCTCCCCCGCGCCGAGGACCCCGACGAGCACGCCATCATCGCCCTGCTCGAAGAGCGCGGCATCGAATACACCACCTGGGAGGGCTGGAACGAGCTCGACGCCCACGAACGCGCCCTCGGGGAGAAGTTCACCGCCGAATCCGCCGAACGCGGCACCCCCGTCCAACGCGAACGCGTCAAGGTCGTGCCGCGCGAGGAAATGGTGAGGATCTCGCGCAAGAACGTCGGCTAGCGCCGGAGGCTCTCGAGGAGAGTCGCGATCGCGTCGGCGTGCGCTGGAAGCGGCTCGAGATCGAGCCGGCATCCTCGTTCGCCGCAGCTCGGCAGGAGCCGGTCAAGCCGCTCGGCGGCGTCCTGAAGTCGCGCGAACGCCGTTCGAGTCCTCGGCATGAGGGCCGTGACGATCGCGCCGACGTGGCTCAGCACCGCCGTCGTGCCCGTGAAGGCGCCCAGGACCGCGCTGCCGATCTCTGCCTGGGTCCCCCATGGAAGCGCCGCGACGGCGGGGGTACAGACGGGCAGTCGCACTGTTGCGATGATCCTCGCGCTCGCCCCCGCCAGATCCTCGGCGTACAGCTCATAGATGCGCGACGTGAAGTGTGCCCACGTCGAGAGCCCAGTTCCGGGGTCGACACACGAGACGCCGAGTTCTGCGCGCTCGACCGATTCGGCCCAGGCCTCGACGAACGCGGCGACGAGGGGGCCCGGCGGGTCCACCGTGAGTGCTTCGAAGAAGGCGTAGAGGTCCATGACAGCTTCGGCCGAGCCAACACCCTGAATCGCCCGGGCTCGGCCCAATGCGCGGACGGTGCCTTCGAGCCCGAGGATGAAGCCGCGGCCAGAGGCCCGTTCGACGAGGTCAATGACCTCGGGACACATCCAATCCGAGGCGACCCGCCAAGTCCCGGCCAGCGCCCGACGCCGCCACGCACCCAGGATCCCCTCCTCTCGGCCCCTCCTGCCCAGGCTCAGAACATTGCCCATGTCCAATGTGAGTAGCGGTAGGCCCGGACATGACGCAGAAAGTTCGGGGGCGAGAAACGGCGTCATAGAATCGGCCAAGCGAACTCTCACGTCATTGCGACCGTCGAGCCGGAAGGACGTTCCATGACCGCGAGTGCTGACGCCGAGGGCACAGTTGCCCCCAGCGACGCACAGCTCATCGCCGAAGTCCGCGCAGGCGCGACGGAGGCGTACGCCCGCCTTTTCGAGCGGCACCACAGTGCCGCCGTCGGACTCGCGCGCCGTTACGCCCGCAACGCGAGCGACGCCGAAGACCTCGCCGCTGAGGGCTTCGCCAACGTGCTGACGGCACTTCAGGGCGGCTCGGGCCCGGATTCGTTCTTCCGCGCCTACCTCTTCACCTCGATTGCTCGGCTGGCCGCCCGGGGAAACGTCAAGGCTGCCCGGCAGACGCTGAGCGAGGACATGGAGCGCTACGAGGGTGAGCAGCCGTACGACGATCCGGTGCTTGTGGGTTTCGAGTCGGATGCCGTTTCCGTGGCGTTCCGCACGCTCCCCGAGCGGTGGCAGGCCGTCCTCTGGTACACCGAGGTCGACGGCATGCCGCCCGCCGCCGTCGCGCCCCTCCTCGGGCTCTCGCCGAACGCGGTCTCGGCCCTCGCGCTACGCGCCCGGGAGGGCCTCCGCCAGGCTTATCTGCAGGCGCATATCGCGCCTGAGACGGTCGACGACGCGTGCGCACCGTTCGCGGACAAGCTCGGCGCCTACGCCCGGAACGGCCTGAGCCCGCGCAAGGAAAGGAAGGTCCGAGAGCACGTCGAGGCCTGCCCGAGTTGTTCAGCCGCCCTGCTCGAAATCCAAGATGTCGGCGCCGGAATGCGGGCGGTCATCTTCCCGCTCGTGACCGCGCTGCCGTTCGTGGCTCCGGCCGCTGGGAAGATCGTCGGGGGAGGCCTCGCCCTCGGAGGCCTCGAGTGGCTTCGACGCGGAGCCGGCAAGGTCGGGGCGGCGAATCTGGTTCTCGTCGGAATCGCCCTCGCCATGGTGATCGCGGGCGGCTTCGCCGTCGTTTCCCTTGGGTGGGTGCCCCGGGAGCCACCTGCCCAGGCTGCGGCCCCCACACCATCCGCGGGGTCCCCGGCAACCGGGGCGACGACGGCACCCGGGGCCTCGGCGCCGTCGTCGGCTTCTTCACCGAGCGCCCCTGAATCCGGCGCTGTGCCGGTTCAAGGGCCGGCGCCAGTTCAAGAGCCTGCGCCAGTCCAAGAGCCAGAGCCGGTTCAAGAGTCCGCGCCGGTTCAAGGACTAGGGCCAGTTCAAGGACCAGCGCCAGTTCAACAGCCCGCGTACCCGTTCCCCGCCGTTGTTGCGACGGCGCTCCCGGCACCTGCTCCCGTGCCTGTGCCGGTCCCCTCGCCGACCCGGGCGGCCCCGAAACTCTCGCCGAGTGCGACGGCGAGCCCGACCTTGAGTGCCACGGCTACTCCGACGCCAAGCCCCAGCCCGAGCTCAACAGTCTTCCCCTACACGCTGACCGGGGCAGTGACCCGGGCTTCGGGGACTTCGGCTCCGGGGACCTCGAGCACGGACACCATCCAGCTCAAGGCGAACCCAGCGCGGAAGCCTTCCGAGCCGACGGAGGCGGTCGTGACGGTCCGCTACGGCTCCCTCGTCCAGCCGGCCTGGTCGACGCCGTGGTCCTGCTCGCTATTCGTCGACGCGGCCGCTGCTTCGACGACGCTCACCTGCTCGACCCCGTTCGACGGCGGGCCCCAGATTCCCGCTTTGACCCTCGACTGGGGAACCGCCACACCGCCGAGGATCGGCGGCGACGCAGTTCTCACGTCTGTACTCACCGGAACGTCTGTCTCCAACCGTCTAGTGTTCTAGAGCACACTTTTCGAGGGAAAGCAAGAGGCGGGATTCCGCATACTGAGACGATTTGATCGTCCCATGGAGTGGACTCCTAAGGTTAACAGGTTGTTCTGGCCTCCCCGGACTTTTGCCTCCGTGCTATTTGCCTCCGTGGCTGCCATCGCCCGAGCCTCAGGAAGACGATGCAGATCCTCCGCACCAAGCCCATCGAGCAGACGCTCGCCGACTCCGACGAGCCCGGCAGGAGACTCAAACGGTCCCTGAGCACGTGGGACCTCATGATCATGGGTATCGCGGTAGCGGTCGGCGCCGGTATCTTCTCGGTCGGCGCGAAGGCCGCGGCGAGCTTCGCCGGTCCGGCGGTGACGGTCTCCTTCGCGATCGCGGCCGTCGCGTGCGCTCTGGCGATCATGTGCTACGCCGAGTTCGCGACGGCGATCCCGGTCGCCGGGTCCGCGTACGTCTTCACGTACGCGACGATGGGGGAGCTCCTGGCCTGGATCATCGGCTGGAACCTCATCCTCGAGCTCTTCACGGCCGGCGCCGTCGTTGCCAAGTACTGGGGCCTCTACCTGAGCAAGGTCTTCGCCCTCGCGGGGCTCAACGTTCCGGCGAGTGTCCACCTCGGCCCGGTCGAGCTCGTGTGGGGGCCGTTCCTCATCGTCGCGATCTTCACGGCCCTGCTCGTGCTCGGCACGAAGCTGTCCGCGCGGGTGGCGAACTTCTTCACGATCGTCAAGATCGCCGTCGTCCTCTTCGTCATTGTCGTCGGATTCATGTACGTCAAGGCGCAGAACTACAGCCCGTTCGTCCCCGCCGCAGTTCCCTCGCACGCCTCGGGCAGCACCGCCGTCCTCCAGCAGTCCCTCTTCTCGTTCGCGACCGGCTCTGCCCCGGCCCAGTACGGACTCTTCGGCGTGTTCGCGGGTGCGGCCCTCGTGTTCTTCGCGTTCATCGGCTTCGATGTCGTGGCGACGAGCGCGGAGGAGGTCAAGAACCCCCAGAAGACCCTCCCGCGCGGCATCTTCGCCGGCCTCGGTGCCGTGACGCTCCTGTACATCCTCGTTTCGCTCGCGCTCACCGGCATGGTTCCCTACACGACGCTCGCCGCCGCCGACCAGCCCACCCTCACCACGGCTTTCGAAGCCGTCGGCAACACGGGCGCCGCCAAGGTCATCGCGTTCGGTTCGCTCGTCGGCCTCACCACGGTCATCATGGTGCTGCTCATGGGCTTCGCCCGCGTGGTCCTCGCCATGAGCCGCGACGGCCTCCTGCCCCGCGCGCTCTCGGTCACCTCCGAGAAGCGGTCGACGCCGGCGCGCCTCCAGATCCTGTGTGGCGCCCTGGTCGCCCTCGTTGCAGGCCTCACGCAGGTCGATGTGCTCGAAGAGATGATCAACATCGGCACCCTCTCGGCGTTCGTCGTCGTGAGCCTCGGGATCATCGTCCTGCGCCGGCGCCGCCCCGACCTCAAGCCCTCGTTCCGGGTTCCGTTCGGCAAGGTCATCCCGATCGTGTCGGCCGTGCTCTGCCTCTACCTCATGACGAACCTCGCAGTCGAGACCTGGATCTACTGGGCAGGCTGGCTCGTGATCGGGCTCGTCATCTACTTCTCGTACGGCCAGCGCCACTCGCGGCTCAACGAACGGTTCGCGCAGGCGCGGCAGGCGGTAGCCCCTGAGGCCCGCGAACGTGTCCCGAGCCCGGAATCCTGAGAAGCCCGCTGTAGGATCACAAAGAAGGGGACACACACTCGGCAGATCCGATCGCACCTTTGTGATCGGTAGCAAGGAATGGTTATGGCAAGACCGCCGCGTCCAGAGCGGAAAACGGAGCTACTCGAGCAGATTCTCGAGTTCCTGCTGGACAAGACGCTTGCCGACCTCACCTTCCGGAGCCTTGCCGACGGGCTCGGCATCAGCAGCTACGTCCTCGTCTACCACTTCGGCAATCGCGAGCAGCTCGTCGCTGAGATCATCCGCGGCATCGAGTCTCGCTTCGAACGGCACCGTCCGGGGGCGGAGCGGCTGAGCCTCGACGAGCTCGTGCTCTGGGCGCGGACGGTTTTCGCCCAGTCGCTCGAACACCGCGGGCGGCAGCTGCAGCGGCTCGAGTTCGAGGCCGCCGTCCAGGACGCCGTCGCCGAGCGCGCTCGCGGCAACTCCGTTTCCGGCTACCTCAGCTGGTGCGGATTCCTCACGTCCTGGCTCGAGGGGGAGGGCTTTCCCGATGACGACGCCGCTGTCTGGGGCCGCACGTTCGTCGCCTCCGTGATGGGCATCCTCTACGACTACGTCATCTGTGGAGACCGCGAGGCTGTCACCGCATCGTTCGAGATGCTCATCGATACGTTCGTCCGCCAGCTGGAGGCCATGCGCCCGTGCCTCGGACGCCGCGCCTGAGCAGGGCTTAAACCCGTTGCGCCGTCACCTCCGCAGGGTTTAAACCCGTTGCGCCGTCACGTCCGCAGGGTCAGACCCTGCGGACGTGACGGCGCAATCAGGGGCGGGCCGCCAGCTGTTGCCCAGCGGCCACTGCCAAGGGGCTAACGGGAGCCGCTACTTGCCGAGCTCCGCCCGGAGCTTCGCGCCGAGCTCTGCGTCCACGTTGGTCCAGTACTGGATCGCGCGCTCCTTGATGTCGGCGCGCTTCACGCCGCCGATCGCCCCAGCGATGGTGTCGAGGAAGCGGGCGCGGGCAGCGTCGTCGAACACCTCACGGTAGAGGATGCCCGGCTGCACGAAGTCGCCGTCCTCGGCGTGGAGGGAGTGCGCGGCGAGAGTAAGCTCGCCGTCGTTCTCCCAGCCGCCGCCCGGGTTGGTGGGCTCGACGGCGGTGGGGCCACCGAGCGAGTTGGGCGCGTAGACCGGGGTCTCGGGCGAGTTGAAGTAGAAGCGAGCCGAGCCGTCCTGGCTGTAGTTGCGCACCTCATTCTTCGGTGCGTTGACCGGGAGCTGGGCATGGTTGGTGCCCACGCGGTAGCGGTGCGCGTCCGCGTAGGAGAAGATGCGGGCCTGCAGCATCTTGTCCGGCGAGGCAGCGATGCCGGGAACGAAGTTCGACGGCGCGAACGCCGCCTGCTCGATCTGCGCGAAGTAGTTCTCCGGGTTCCGGTTCAGGGTCATCGTGCCGACCTTGATGAGCGGGTAGTCCTTCTTGGACCACGTCTTCGTGAGGTCGAACGGGTTGTACCGGTAGGTCTTGGCCTCTTCGTACGGCATGACCTGGACGAAGAGGTCCCAGCTCGGGAAGTTGCCCTCTTCGATGTTCTCGTAGAGGTCCTGGATGTAGTAGTCGGCGTTCTCGCCGGCGATCCGCTGGGCCTCCTCGTTCGTGAGGTTCTCGACGCCCTGCTTCGTGTGGAAGTGGTACTTGACCCAGAAACGCTCGCCCTCGGCGTTGATCCACTGGTACGTGTGCGAGCCGTAGCCCTGCATGTTGCGCCACGTCTTCGGCAGGCCGCGGTCGCCCATCAGCCACGTGACCTGGTGGGCGGACTCGGGGGAGAGCGTCCAGAAGTCCCACACCATGTCTGCATCGTGCAGGTGGCTGCCCGGAAGGCGCTTCTGCGAGTGGATGAAGTCGGGGAACTTGATGCCGTCGCGGATGAAGAACACCGGGGTGTTGTTGCCGACGAGGTCGTAGTTGCCCTCGGTCGTGTAGAACTTCACGGCGAAGCCGCGGGGGTCGCGCCATGTGTCGGGGGAGCCGTTCTCGCCGGCGACTGAGGAGAAGCGGATGAGCATCTCCGTCTCGACGTCCGGCTGGAAGAGCGCGGCCTTCGTGTACTGGGAGACGTCCTCGGTGGTCTTGAACACACCGAACGCGCCGCCGCCCTTGGCGTGCACCACGCGCTCCGGCACGCGCTCCCGGTTGAACTGGGCGAGCTTCTCGACCAGGTAATGGTCCGTCAGGATGATCGCGCCGTCCGGGCCCAGCGACTGTGCATGGGCGTCCGAGGTGACAGGGGCGCCGGACTGGGTCGTCGAGTAGTTGACCGTCATGACTCTCCTTCTTTTTTTCCGCACTGGTGCGCGGTGTGGGTTTAGGTGGAGGGGAGGGATTGTGGGGAACCGGACGGCGCGTGCTGCTTCGCAGCGCAGTCCGAGCAGATGCCGACGTACGTGACGTCGGCGATCATGATCGTCATTCCGTGGGTCTCGCTCGGAGTGAGGCACGGCGCGTGGCCGACGGCGCACTCGACGTCCTCCACGCGGCCGCACACAGAGCAGATCGCGTGGTGGTGGTTGTCGCCGACGCGCGTCTCGTAGAGGGCGGGGGAGTGCGGGGGTTCGAAGCGGCGCAGCATTCCGAGGTCCGTCAGATCGCCGAGGACGACGTAGACGGACTGCGGGGTGAGTTCGGGGAGGTCTTCGCGCGCCAACGCGAGGATTGCGTCGGCCGAGGAGTGCGGATGGCGGTCGACGGCGTCGAGCACCGCAAGGCGCTGGCGCGTGACGCGCCTGCCGTGCTCGCGGAGTGCCGCAGACCAAGCTGGCACAGAGGGCTGACGCCCATCGCCGTGCATGCGTTCCATGGACCCATTGAAGCATTTATTTTGAGATACTCACAATAAGGTGAGCCTCACCTGAGCTTGACAGGAGGCGGTCCGAGTGTGACAGCTTCTGCACAGGAGCCGTGGCTACGCTGGCGGCAAGGGGACCTCGCGTCCCGCCTTGGAAGGAGTATCCGTGGACACAGCGATGGGCACGACGACGGCGCCCCGCGAGGCGCTCGCCGTCGCCGGCGGCGTCGTGCTCGACTGGAGCTACGCGCTCTGGCGGCAGGTCGCCTCCGTCGCCCAAGGGCGTGTGACGACGACGACAGTCCACCCTCCCCAGGGCGTGCCCGGCGGGGCGTCGGTCACCGGATCATCGTCGCTCACGGCGAGGGACGACGTCGTCCTCATCCCAGGAATCTACGAGCCTGCCGGCTTCATGGACCCCCTCCGCCGGAGGCTTCAGGAGTGGGGACACCGCGTCGTCGTGCTCCCGGAGCTGGGGTACAACCGACGGTCGATCCCTGAAACTGCGGACGTTGCCGCCGCCCGGCTCCGCGAGCTCGGGGTGAAGGACGCCGTCGTCATCGCCCACAGCAAGGGTGGCCTCGTGGGGAAGCTCCTCATGACGGCCTACACCCAGGACGCTCTCGTGGCCCGGATGCTCGCCATCGGCACACCGTTCGAAGGGGCCCGGTATTCGCGGTACGCGCCGACCCGGCCCCTGCGCTCGTTCTATCCCGGCCATCCAGTGCTCGGCTCGCTCGCGAAGAACCTCAAGGTGAACGCGAACATCGTCTCGGTCGGCGCGCGGGTCGACCCGCTTGTCGGGCGCTCGACGCAGCTCGAAGGCGGTCGCAATATCGTGCTTCCGGTGACCGGCCACTTCCGGATCCTCGCCAGTCCGGAGCTCATGACTGTGGTCGACGACTTCCTCCACGACGAAGTTGGCGGTTCCGGGGAGCAAGCAGGCTGAGTCGTTCGTTGAAGGTGCAGGAGGTTACTGTGCACAACCATCACAACGGGCTCAAGACCGCCGTCCTGTTCGGCGTCCTGTGGGCCGTGCTCCTCGGCATCGGGGGGCTTATCGGCGCGGGCACCCGCAGCGCCGCGCCGATCTGGCTGTTCGCGGCGATCGGCGTCGCGACGACCGCATACAGCTACTGGAACAGCGACAAGATCGCGCTCCGCTCCATGCAGGCCTACCCGGTCAGCGAAGCGGAGGCTCCGGGGCTCTATCAGATTGTCCGCGAGCTCTCGCAGCGGGCCAATCAGCCCATGCCGCGGATCTACATCTCGCCCACTCAGGCGCCCAATGCGTTCGCGACTGGACGCAACCCCCGGAACGCCGCCGTCTGCTGCACTGAGGGGATCCTCCAGATGCTCGACGCGCGCGAGCTCCGCGGGGTGCTCGGCCACGAGCTCATGCACGTCTACAACCGGGACATCCTCACGGCATCGATCGCTGCCGCGGTGGCCGGGGTGATCACGTCGGTCGCGCAGTTCGCGATGTTCTTCGGCGGCGGGGACAGCCGCAACCGGAACGCGAACCCGATCGCCCTCCTTGCGCTGGCCCTGCTCGCCCCGTTCGCAGCGAGCATGATCCAGCTGGCGATCTCGCGCACCCGCGAGTACGACGCCGACGAGGACGGCTCGCGCCTCACCGGCGACCCGCTCGGCCTCGCGTCCGCGCTCAGCAAGATCGAGGGCGGCGTGCGGCAGTACCCCTTGGCGAAGGACCAGTCGCTTGTCAACACCTCGCATCTCATGATCGCGAACCCGTTCAAGCGGGGCAGCGGCGTGGCCAACATGTTCTCGACCCACCCGCCGATGAAGGACCGCATCAACCGCCTCGAGAGCATGGCGGGGCGCTTGGAGCGCTGATCCACGCTTGCGCCGTCACCTCTGCAGGGTGCACACCCTGCAGAGGTGACGGCGCATCCTTTTGGGGGCGCGGAACTCTTGGGCGCGGAACTGTTGGGACCGGAACTCTTGGGCGCGCGAACTCTTTCGGGAGGCTAAGCTTTTTCGGTGCAAAGCCTGCTCGCCGATGTGACGCCCCTCAGGGAGAGCCTCGACTTCCGGCGCATCTGGACTGGGCAGCTCCTGAGCATCCTCGGAAGCCAGCTGACCCTCACCGCGGTGAGCCTTCAGGTCTACGACCTCACGCGCTCGAGCTTCGACGTCGGCGTGCTCGGTCTCGTCGCGCTCGTCCCGCTCATCGCCGCGGGCCTGTACGGCGGCGCGATCGTGGACGCCCACGATCGGCGCACCGTAGCGATCGCCTCGTCCGCGCTCCTGTGGGGCACGAGCGGGCTCATCGCGCTTCAGGCGTGGCTACACGTGGGGAGCGTCGCGCTCATCTACGTGCTCGTCGCGCTCCAGGCCCTCGGCTCCGGCATCAACATGCCCGCGAGGAGCAGCATCATCGCGCGGCTCATCCGGCCCGAGCTCCTCGTTGCGGCCAACTCCCTCAACATGATCACGTTCGGTCTCGGCGGGGCGATCGGGCCGCTCCTGGCGGGCGCGCTCGTGGCGAGCGTCGGGTACGGCTGGACCTACACGCTCGACGTGATGAGCTTCACCGTGGCCATGTGGGCGCTGTTCCGCCTGCCGTCGCTGCCGCCCGAGGGCGAGGTCCGGCGCGCAGGGCTGCGTTCTGTCGCGGAGGGCTTCAAATTCCTCGGCACGCGCCCGAACATCCGCATGACCTTCCTGGTTGACCTCTGCGCGATGGTCTTTGCGATGCCCCGCTCGCTCCTGCCGGCCGTCGCGGCAGTCTCGATCGGCGGAGGCGCCGCGACTGCCGGAGCCCTGCTCGGTGCCATCGCGGCCGGGACCTTCCTCGGCGGGCTCTTCTCCGGGCCCGTGGGGCGGCTGCGCAGACAGGGGCGGGGCGTGCTCCTCGCGGTTGCCGGATGGGGTGCGAGCATCCTTGCGTTCGGCCTCGTGGTCTTGGGTGCGGGCCGGAGCTCTCCGGGGGCAGTCACATGGTGGCTCGTGCCAGCGCTCCTGTGCATGGTGGCCGCGGGCGCGGCAGACTCGGTCAGCTCCTCGCTGCGGTCCACGATCCTCTTGGCGGCCACGCCCGACTCGATGCGGGGAAGGCTCCAAGGCGTGTTCACGGTCGTCGTCGCAGGCGGCCCACGGCTCGGCGATGTGTTCGCCGGCGGCATGGGGAGCTGGCTCGGGGAGGGACTCGCCGTCGTCGTCGGCGCGCTCGTGTGCATCGCGTTCGTCGGCGCGCTCCGCCTCGCCCAGCCGCGGTTCGCGGAGTACGACGCGCTGAACCCCACGCCGTAGCTAGCTCGCCGGGAGCTGCGCCGTGAAGTCGACGACGGCGGCCGCGAGCACGTCCGCCGCGGCGTCGTGAGTCTGGCCTTCAAGGGTGTCGAAGACCGATCCCGGAATCGCCTCGGCTGCCGCCCGCGCGCCGTCCTGCAGCATCTTCGGGCTGGCGCCGCCGGCCAGGACGAGCGCCGGGACGCTGATGGCGCCGAAGACGTCGGTGGGGATGGGACCGCCGAGGGCCGCGTCGTCGTGGGCGAGGGTTGGGGCGAGGCGCACGCCTTGGGGCCAGTACGGCGACTGGCGCATGCCCGCGATCGCCTCCGGTGGCAGGCCGACCCGTCCGAGGAAGAGGGCGAAGGCGCCGTCCTGGTCGTCGGCGTCGAGGCGGTCCCTGAGCGCGGCAGTGTAGGCATTGGCTGCTGCGAGGCCCTGCTCGTCCGTCGGATAGGGAGGCTCCCACATGACGAGCGCGCGGACGGGCAGCTTTGCGGCGGCCCGCGCAGCGAGCGCGGCGCCCGACGAGAGGCCGACCAGGATCGGGGCGGCCCCGACGAAGTCGAGCAGTGCGGCGATGTCCTCGATCTCGCGGTCGACGGCGAACGGCAGCGTGTCGGTGCTCTCGCCACGGCCGCGTCGATCGTAGTTGACGACGTCGAAGCGCTCGCCGAGCGCGTCGGCGAGGGCGGCGTCGGCTTGGCGGTCGCACGAGGCGCCCGCGACGAGAATGAGCGGTTCGCCCGCGCCGAGCCTGTCGAAGGCGATGACGGTTCCATCCTGCGAGGTCACGGTTTCCATGGGGATCACCGTAGGACGCGCAGGGCGATGAGGAAATGCTTGCGCGCGGCGACTCTGGGTGAAAAGCTGCATCCGGCATCTTGATTTATTGCCTTTGGCAACGGGCGTTTGGGGGAAATGGTGCGGATCAGGGCGGCTTCGTACTTGCGGGGCTTCGCAGCGACTGCGCTCGCGGTCGCCTTGGCCGGGTGCGGCGGGACGCCGGCTTCGACGGTCGGGGGCGGAGTGTC
Encoded proteins:
- the htpX gene encoding zinc metalloprotease HtpX; translated protein: MHNHHNGLKTAVLFGVLWAVLLGIGGLIGAGTRSAAPIWLFAAIGVATTAYSYWNSDKIALRSMQAYPVSEAEAPGLYQIVRELSQRANQPMPRIYISPTQAPNAFATGRNPRNAAVCCTEGILQMLDARELRGVLGHELMHVYNRDILTASIAAAVAGVITSVAQFAMFFGGGDSRNRNANPIALLALALLAPFAASMIQLAISRTREYDADEDGSRLTGDPLGLASALSKIEGGVRQYPLAKDQSLVNTSHLMIANPFKRGSGVANMFSTHPPMKDRINRLESMAGRLER
- a CDS encoding MFS transporter, which produces MQSLLADVTPLRESLDFRRIWTGQLLSILGSQLTLTAVSLQVYDLTRSSFDVGVLGLVALVPLIAAGLYGGAIVDAHDRRTVAIASSALLWGTSGLIALQAWLHVGSVALIYVLVALQALGSGINMPARSSIIARLIRPELLVAANSLNMITFGLGGAIGPLLAGALVASVGYGWTYTLDVMSFTVAMWALFRLPSLPPEGEVRRAGLRSVAEGFKFLGTRPNIRMTFLVDLCAMVFAMPRSLLPAVAAVSIGGGAATAGALLGAIAAGTFLGGLFSGPVGRLRRQGRGVLLAVAGWGASILAFGLVVLGAGRSSPGAVTWWLVPALLCMVAAGAADSVSSSLRSTILLAATPDSMRGRLQGVFTVVVAGGPRLGDVFAGGMGSWLGEGLAVVVGALVCIAFVGALRLAQPRFAEYDALNPTP
- a CDS encoding alpha/beta fold hydrolase; amino-acid sequence: METVTSQDGTVIAFDRLGAGEPLILVAGASCDRQADAALADALGERFDVVNYDRRGRGESTDTLPFAVDREIEDIAALLDFVGAAPILVGLSSGAALAARAAAKLPVRALVMWEPPYPTDEQGLAAANAYTAALRDRLDADDQDGAFALFLGRVGLPPEAIAGMRQSPYWPQGVRLAPTLAHDDAALGGPIPTDVFGAISVPALVLAGGASPKMLQDGARAAAEAIPGSVFDTLEGQTHDAAADVLAAAVVDFTAQLPAS
- a CDS encoding esterase/lipase family protein, whose product is MDTAMGTTTAPREALAVAGGVVLDWSYALWRQVASVAQGRVTTTTVHPPQGVPGGASVTGSSSLTARDDVVLIPGIYEPAGFMDPLRRRLQEWGHRVVVLPELGYNRRSIPETADVAAARLRELGVKDAVVIAHSKGGLVGKLLMTAYTQDALVARMLAIGTPFEGARYSRYAPTRPLRSFYPGHPVLGSLAKNLKVNANIVSVGARVDPLVGRSTQLEGGRNIVLPVTGHFRILASPELMTVVDDFLHDEVGGSGEQAG